From Lolium perenne isolate Kyuss_39 chromosome 5, Kyuss_2.0, whole genome shotgun sequence, a single genomic window includes:
- the LOC127301765 gene encoding AAA-ATPase At4g25835-like, translated as MEFLSQMWSLLGLLTILQNVLPTQLLTLLHSLWQSLQDSLTPYSYFDVPEFLGSAAVEPNALYRHVQLYLHRSLLLSSPSPPRLTLSLPRSVTGHVGAAAAPPSVSLSPNHSVPDAFNGHRAVWTHHADTLQDSLEERRSFSLRLPKRHAAAVLPAYLAHLAAAADNLERSSRARRLHTNAASPRGSASWSSVPFCHPSTFETLALDPDLKARLLADLTSFADGREFYRRTGRPWKRGYLLHGPPGSGKSSLIAAMANHLRYDVFDLELTRVTTNADLRALLIQTTNRSLIVIEDIDCSLHLTGDRGLPSMRRHKRRRPAAAASDDSSDSDDARDDVLGTDSHRGKVTLSGLLNFTDGLWSCCGEERVIVFTTNHVDGIDPALLRPGRMDVHVRLGPCGAYAMRELVDRYVGAVGDQEMLDAAEGCIRDGAEMTPAEVGEVLLRNRDEPETAVMELASELKARVNAADELQWEDSAAELSDESPTKKGRKGFAGWEGKVRILGRLRSLTKSESGRRGV; from the coding sequence ATGGAGTTCTTGTCGCAGATGTGGTCGCTCCTCGGCCTCCTCACCATCCTGCAGAACGTTCTCCCCACGCAGCTCCTCACCCTACTCCACTCCTTATGGCAATCGCTCCAGGACTCGCTCACGCCCTACTCTTACTTCGACGTGCCGGAGTTCCTCGGCTCCGCTGCCGTCGAGCCCAACGCGCTCTACCGCCACGTCCAGCTCTACCTTCACCGCTCCCTGCTCCTGTCCTCCCCTTCGCCTCCCCGCCTCACGCTCTCGCTGCCGCGCTCCGTCACCGGCCATGTCGGCGCGGCAGCCGCGCCGCCGTCAGTGTCGCTCTCCCCGAACCACTCGGTGCCCGACGCCTTCAATGGCCACCGCGCCGTGTGGACGCACCATGCCGACACGCTCCAGGACTCGCTAGAGGAGCGCCGGTCCTTCTCGCTGCGCCTCCCCAAGAGGCACGCCGCGGCGGTGCTCCCGGCGTACCTGGCGCACCTCGCGGCCGCGGCGGACAACCTGGAGCGCTCGTCCCGGGCGCGGAGGCTGCACACGAACGCCGCGTCCCCGCGCGGCTCGGCGTCGTGGTCGTCGGTGCCGTTCTGCCACCCGTCCACATTCGAGACGCTCGCGCTGGACCCGGACCTCAAGGCGCGCCTCCTTGCCGACCTCACGTCGTTCGCCGACGGGAGGGAATTCTACCGCCGGACTGGACGGCCGTGGAAGCGCGGGTACCTCCTCCACGGTCCGCCCGGCTCCGGCAAGTCTTCACTCATCGCCGCAATGGCGAACCACCTCCGGTACGACGTGTTCGACCTCGAGCTCACCCGCGTCACCACCAACGCCGACCTCCGCGCGCTCCTCATCCAGACCACCAACCGCTCGCTCATTGTCATCGAGGACATCGACTGCTCCCTCCACCTCACCGGCGACCGCGGCCTCCCCTCCATGAGACGGCACAAGAGACGCCGCCCCGCAGCAGCCGCCTCCGACGACTCGTCCGACTCGGACGACGCCCGTGACGACGTTCTTGGAACAGACAGCCACCGGGGAAAGGTGACGCTCTCCGGGCTTCTCAACTTCACCGACGGCCTATGGTCGTGCTGCGGCGAGGAGCGCGTCATCGTGTTCACGACGAACCACGTGGACGGCATCGACCCGGCGCTGCTGCGGCCGGGGAGGATGGACGTGCACGTGCGCCTGGGCCCGTGCGGCGCGTACGCCATGCGGGAGCTGGTGGACCGGTACGTGGGCGCCGTCGGCGACCAGGAAATGCTCGACGCGGCGGAGGGCTGCATAAGGGACGGCGCCGAGATGACGCCGGCCGAGGTGGGAGAAGTGCTACTGAGAAACAGAGACGAGCCAGAGACGGCGGTGATGGAGCTGGCATCCGAGCTGAAGGCGAGGGTGAACGCGGCCGACGAGCTCCAGTGGGAGGACTCGGCGGCGGAGCTCTCCGACGAGTCGCCAACGAAGAAAGGGAGGAAAGGGTTCGCCGGGTGGGAGGGCAAGGTTAGAATCTTGGGAAGGCTTAGAAGCCTCACCAAGTCCGAGTCCGGCCGGCGAGGCGTGTAG
- the LOC127301766 gene encoding putative cyclin-dependent kinase F-2: MATSTTAADAGCTMTDDEHAAGACTGLDSSRVRHFQNFPILWIFVQLSLAILLLFRNMWFRLAARLKQLLPSAGAARGTPTLTASRIADIVATIDEHTIAGTMTGKQVAAFCAMINAHCHDDTKTLREGVGSTRDYRLMRRLGKGSCGRVVMAQHRGTGQTVAVKSIHARRGKRRPDIGELLAEACFLAACRGHPCLVGLHGIVRDPGGSREYCLVMDYVGPSLNDALDRRVEEHGHGFPEDYVRRVMRQLLTGAATMHRRGIIHRDIKPENILVDHKDNNIVKLCDYGSAMPIAKAEPPYVQVGTVPYMAPEMLLEKPDYDERVDLWSLGCVMAELLSGQVSFHSRKTANALEKIFDVLGAPGERTWQGFKSTLLAEEVQQWRAQQQEVQRPDQLRELFPEEMLSSEGFHVLKGLLTCNPTKRLTAAGALQCPWFKVDASQTDDASGFSSGGTGLGQAHSIVTSWVMISAWARFFRQVALSVVRFPVGASAWLTNKALFKHIVL, encoded by the coding sequence ATGGCCACCAGCACCACAGCAGCTGACGCCGGTTGCACCATGACCGACGACGAGCACGCGGCCGGGGCATGTACAGGACTGGACTCCAGCAGGGTTCGTCATTTCCAAAACTTCCCAATTCTATGGATTTTCGTCCAGCTATCACTCGCAATACTGTTGCTCTTCAGAAACATGTGGTTTCGGTTGGCAGCACGGCTGAAGCAGCTGCTTCCATCCGCCGGCGCCGCCAGGGGTACACCGACCCTCACGGCCTCCCGAATCGCCGACATCGTTGCCACGATCGACGAGCACACCATCGCGGGAACAATGACCGGCAAGCAAGTCGCCGCGTTCTGCGCCATGATCAACGCCCACTGCCATGATGACACCAAAACGCTTCGCGAGGGCGTGGGCAGCACCCGCGACTACAGGCTGATGCGCAGGCTCGGCAAGGGCAGCTGCGGCCGCGTCGTCATGGCGCAGCACCGTGGCACCGGCCAGACCGTCGCCGTCAAGAGCATCCACGCCCGCCGCGGGAAGAGGCGCCCCGACATCGGCGAGCTCCTGGCGGAGGCATGCTTCCTAGCGGCATGCCGCGGGCACCCCTGCCTCGTCGGCCTCCATGGCATCGTGCGAGACCCAGGCGGCTCAAGGGAGTACTGCCTCGTCATGGACTACGTCGGGCCGAGCCTGAACGATGCTCTCGACCGGCGCGTGGAGGAGCACGGCCATGGATTCCCCGAGGACTACGTGCGCCGTGTCATGAGGCAGCTGCTGACAGGTGCCGCCACGATGCATCGGCGCGGCATCATTCACAGGGACATCAAGCCTGAAAACATACTCGTCGACCACAAGGACAACAACATCGTCAAGCTCTGCGACTATGGCTCTGCGATGCCCATCGCCAAGGCGGAGCCCCCGTACGTGCAGGTAGGAACGGTCCCGTACATGGCGCCGGAGATGCTGCTGGAGAAGCCGGACTACGATGAGCGCGTCGACCTGTGGTCGCTCGGGTGTGTAATGGCAGAGCTGCTCTCTGGCCAGGTGTCGTTCCACTCTAGGAAGACAGCTAACGCTCTCGAGAAGATATTCGACGTGCTCGGTGCCCCGGGCGAGAGAACATGGCAGGGCTTCAAATCCACGCTCCTAGCCGAAGAGGTGCAGCAATGGCGAGCACAGCAACAAGAAGTGCAGCGCCCAGACCAGTTGCGAGAGCTGTTCCCGGAGGAGATGCTGTCTTCGGAAGGGTTCCATGTCCTGAAGGGCCTCCTTACTTGCAACCCCACCAAGAGGCTGACCGCAGCCGGGGCACTCCAGTGTCCCTGGTTCAAAGTCGACGCTTCTCAAACTGATGATGCTTCAGGTTTCAGTTCCGGTGGCACGGGCCTTGGCCAGGCACACAGCATTGTCACTAGCTGGGTGATGATCAGCGCTTGGGCAAGGTTCTTCAGGCAGGTAGCCTTGTCAGTAGTTCGGTTTCCCGTTGGTGCGTCGGCATGGCTCACGAACAAGGCATTGTTCAAGCACATTGTCTTGTGA